The nucleotide sequence CAAGACCTATGTGGTTATCGTCATGGTGGAGCACGGCGGCGGCGGTTCAAGCGTGGCCGGTCCTATAGCCCGCAAGGTGTACGATTATCTTTTTGGCCCGGACCCCAACGCGCCCATGCTCGCCATGCCTGCCCCCCCCCCGGCGGTCGATCACCCCGAATAGCCGGCAAGGCGACGGCCCCGCCGCATCAGGCAATATTTACTATGAAACCTGCAACCACACAGCATCAGCAAGCGAACACGCAGCATGGATAACCGTCTGTACAGCTATATTAACTGGGGCCTTCTGGCCTGCATGATGCTGCTCTATCTTGTGGGCGTGGGCAATCTGTATTCCGCCAGCGGCACGCGGGTCGAGTCGGGCCTTGCCTTCAACTCGTTTTACCAGCGCCAGCTGGTATGGGGCCTGTGCGGCGTGGCGTGCATGCTGCTGGCCATGCTGTTTGACTACCGCCAGCTGCGCAACCTTGCCTGGCCGTTCTTTCTCATAACCGTATTTTTACTGCTGCTTGTGCCCATTGCCGGCAAAACGGTTTACGGGGCCAAACGCTGGATATCGCTTGGCTTCATGAGCCTGCAGCCCTCGGAGATGGCCAAGCTTTCGGTGCTTGTGCTGGTGGCCCGCCTGCTGGCCCGCGACAGCCGCCCCCTGGGTTGGAAGCACTTTTTCAGCGTGCTCTGCGTCGGGCTCATACCGTGCGGGCTTATCGTCATCCAGCCCGACCTTGGCACTACCCTGCTGATACTGCTGATCATGGGCGGCATGATCCTGTTCCACGGGCTCAAGGGCTATGTGCTCAAAACATGCCTGCTGGCCGCGCCTGCCGCGGTGGCCCTCATGTGGGTTGTGGGCATGCACGATTACCAGCGGCAGCGCATCCTGACATTTCTTGATCCGGGCAACGACCCGCGCGGCACGGGCTACCACATCATCCAGTCGCGTATTGCCATCGGCTCGGGCGAGCTGTGGGGCAAGGGATTTCGCGAGGGCACGCAAAGCCAGCTGCGCTTTTTGCCCGAACGCCATTCGGACTTTGCCGTGGCCGTTTTTGGCGAAGAATGGGGATTTGTGGGCTGCGTGGCGCTCGTTACCCTTTTCTGTCTGTTTCTGCTCTCCATCTTTTCTTCGGCGGTGCAGGCCAAAGACCGTTTTGGCAGCACCCTGGTGGTGGGCGTATTTTTTTACTTTTTCTGGCAGATATTCATCAACATGGGCATGGTGATCGGCCTTATGCCGGTGGTGGGCATTCCCTTGCCCTTCATCAGCTACGGCGGCAGCGCCACGGTGGTCAACTTCACCCTGTTGGGCATAGTTCTTAACGTGTCCATGCGCCGATTCATGTTTAAGAGCTGACAGCAAGTCAAAGGGGAACAACGTGGCAAAGGACGAAATCGCCTACCTCGGCTCCGACACCGTGTATGAAGGCAAGCTTCACTTCAAGGGTACCGTGCGTATCGAAGGCCGCTACACCGGTGAAATTGTCAGCGACGGAACCCTCAACGTGGGCAAGGACGCCCAGGTGCAGGGCACCCTTGATGTGGGCGAGCTGCTGCTTTCCGGCCGCTTTAGCGGCGAGGTGACCGCCAAGCGCCGCGTGGTGGTGTACAGTTCCGGCGTACTCGAAGGCCAGCTGGCCACCCCCAACCTGCTGACGGAAGAAGGCGGCATCATCGAGGGACAGATCAGCATGAAAGGTCCGGCCAAGCCCAAGGCCTGACAACAGCGCCAGACAGACCCTCCCCGGCATGCGTGCCCGCTGCCGGGCCATTGGGGGGGGCCATATTTGCCTGATGCAGGAAAATAGCGCATAGTTGGTCTTGGAATACGTGTTACAAACCAGATCAACAACACTGCGCGACAGGCCTGAAAACCTGTTGAGCGCTTTCCTCAGGAGGCACCTATGGCACACGATTATTTCCGTGCGC is from Desulfovibrio desulfuricans and encodes:
- a CDS encoding bactofilin family protein; translation: MAKDEIAYLGSDTVYEGKLHFKGTVRIEGRYTGEIVSDGTLNVGKDAQVQGTLDVGELLLSGRFSGEVTAKRRVVVYSSGVLEGQLATPNLLTEEGGIIEGQISMKGPAKPKA
- the rodA gene encoding rod shape-determining protein RodA encodes the protein MDNRLYSYINWGLLACMMLLYLVGVGNLYSASGTRVESGLAFNSFYQRQLVWGLCGVACMLLAMLFDYRQLRNLAWPFFLITVFLLLLVPIAGKTVYGAKRWISLGFMSLQPSEMAKLSVLVLVARLLARDSRPLGWKHFFSVLCVGLIPCGLIVIQPDLGTTLLILLIMGGMILFHGLKGYVLKTCLLAAPAAVALMWVVGMHDYQRQRILTFLDPGNDPRGTGYHIIQSRIAIGSGELWGKGFREGTQSQLRFLPERHSDFAVAVFGEEWGFVGCVALVTLFCLFLLSIFSSAVQAKDRFGSTLVVGVFFYFFWQIFINMGMVIGLMPVVGIPLPFISYGGSATVVNFTLLGIVLNVSMRRFMFKS